Proteins encoded in a region of the Rhodococcus sp. SBT000017 genome:
- a CDS encoding transketolase family protein, producing the protein MSATLDQREHFYRLVPALLARNERTALVLAQIGVGYVEPHLTADVRSRVINVGIREQAMIGVAGGLALAGMRPIVHTFPPFLIERPFEQVKLDLGHQGVGAILVSSGGSYGWPQGGETHFGQRDVALLDTLSGWTVHVPGHVDEVDWMLHSATATDDCVYIRLDGVCNERPHGRPDGTFTVLQQGNSGTVISVGPMTDRVLAAASGRDVTVLHASTIRPFDSRTLRATLTEPDVMIVEPYLAGTSVLQVDRALADVRHRVSGVGVEPGERRKYGTVAEHDRANGLDVDGLSRSMSDFFG; encoded by the coding sequence ATGAGCGCAACGCTGGACCAACGCGAGCACTTCTACCGTCTGGTGCCCGCACTGTTGGCGCGGAACGAGCGAACGGCGTTGGTGCTGGCGCAAATCGGAGTCGGATATGTCGAACCGCACCTCACCGCCGATGTTCGATCGCGGGTGATCAACGTCGGGATTCGAGAGCAGGCCATGATCGGTGTCGCCGGTGGCTTGGCCCTGGCCGGAATGCGTCCGATCGTGCACACCTTCCCGCCGTTCCTGATCGAGCGACCGTTCGAGCAGGTGAAGCTCGACCTGGGGCACCAGGGTGTCGGCGCAATCCTGGTGAGCTCGGGCGGGTCCTACGGGTGGCCGCAGGGCGGCGAGACCCACTTCGGTCAGCGAGATGTCGCACTCCTCGACACCCTGAGCGGGTGGACGGTCCACGTTCCCGGGCACGTGGACGAGGTCGACTGGATGCTGCACAGCGCGACGGCAACCGACGATTGCGTCTATATCAGGCTCGACGGGGTGTGCAACGAACGTCCGCACGGTCGGCCCGATGGGACGTTCACCGTTCTGCAGCAGGGTAATTCGGGAACGGTGATCTCCGTCGGACCGATGACGGACCGGGTTCTGGCCGCAGCCTCGGGGCGCGACGTGACGGTGCTCCATGCGTCGACGATCAGGCCGTTCGACAGTCGAACGCTGCGGGCGACGTTGACTGAGCCGGACGTCATGATCGTCGAGCCCTATCTCGCGGGAACGTCAGTGCTGCAGGTCGATCGGGCCTTGGCCGATGTGCGTCATCGAGTGTCGGGAGTCGGGGTCGAACCAGGAGAGCGTCGCAAGTACGGCACGGTGGCCGAACACGATCGGGCCAACGGGTTGGATGTCGATGGGCTGTCCCGATCGATGAGCGACTTCTTCGGATGA
- a CDS encoding thiamine pyrophosphate-dependent enzyme: MQMTFDELPRLMTLMTGDEKHSTSATSTLDVLWVLYSDILRLDAENPDDPERDRFYLSKGHGPMAYYAVLAARGFLTPNELASFGSYDSPLGNHPDRTLVPGADIGSGSLGHGLALAAGTAVALRIQRSIARVFVLIGDAELDEGSNMEAIQFAARSNLGNLTAVVIDNDSAGLGWPGGIASRFTVEGWSTSDIDGRDHSALRRAFRLDHADRPHVVVAHVERKES, translated from the coding sequence ATGCAAATGACTTTCGACGAGTTGCCGCGACTCATGACACTGATGACTGGCGATGAAAAGCACAGCACCAGTGCCACTTCGACACTCGATGTGTTGTGGGTGTTGTATTCCGACATTCTTCGGCTCGACGCGGAGAATCCCGACGACCCCGAACGCGACCGGTTCTACCTCTCCAAGGGTCACGGCCCGATGGCGTACTACGCAGTGCTTGCGGCACGGGGATTCTTGACGCCGAACGAGCTTGCGTCTTTCGGCAGCTACGACTCTCCGCTGGGCAATCATCCGGATCGCACGTTGGTTCCCGGGGCCGACATCGGATCGGGATCGCTCGGACACGGTCTAGCGCTGGCCGCCGGAACTGCTGTTGCCCTGCGGATTCAGAGGAGCATCGCCCGAGTCTTCGTGCTGATCGGCGACGCCGAGCTCGACGAGGGCAGCAATATGGAAGCCATTCAATTCGCTGCGCGATCGAATCTGGGCAATCTGACCGCAGTGGTGATCGACAACGACTCGGCCGGCCTGGGTTGGCCCGGGGGCATCGCGTCGCGGTTCACAGTCGAAGGATGGTCCACATCCGACATCGACGGTCGAGATCACAGTGCTCTCAGGCGCGCGTTTCGCCTCGATCATGCGGATCGGCCGCACGTGGTGGTCGCTCATGTCGAAAGGAAGGAGAGCTGA
- a CDS encoding VOC family protein has translation MPRNHLAIAGTSIDCADPAQLAHFYLALLGGELLWESSESVGFRTQSGLSIVAQKVANYVPPVWPSTSIVHFDMDASGDLAGSVAYAVECGAREAAEQPDPRWRVLLDPAGHPFCITTEVYDG, from the coding sequence ATGCCGCGAAACCACCTCGCTATAGCGGGGACGTCCATCGACTGCGCCGATCCGGCGCAACTCGCGCACTTCTATCTGGCGCTTCTCGGCGGCGAGTTGTTGTGGGAGAGCTCCGAGAGCGTTGGGTTTCGCACACAATCCGGCCTTTCCATCGTTGCGCAGAAAGTTGCGAATTACGTCCCTCCGGTCTGGCCATCGACTTCGATCGTGCACTTCGACATGGATGCGAGTGGCGACCTTGCCGGATCCGTCGCCTACGCAGTCGAATGCGGTGCCAGGGAGGCAGCAGAGCAGCCGGACCCCCGATGGCGAGTTCTCCTCGACCCCGCCGGCCACCCCTTCTGCATCACCACAGAGGTGTACGACGGTTGA
- a CDS encoding putative immunity protein produces MPEPAEVALSQEDIQSVVGFAATCARRALPFFEAAHPGDLRPRSAIDSAASFAETGHRTAELRRLAWDAHKAAREVPASAATDAALSAMHAAGAAFLHPLYSPHQVKHILGSAVHLMLTESNAVAEQIEWIEAEADATVRSVLRRFPPPIAGRTKFGVLMVRLDTELRR; encoded by the coding sequence TTGCCCGAGCCCGCTGAAGTAGCGCTGAGTCAAGAGGACATTCAAAGCGTGGTCGGCTTCGCCGCTACCTGCGCCCGACGGGCATTGCCCTTTTTCGAGGCAGCACATCCAGGTGATCTTCGTCCGCGTTCGGCGATCGACAGTGCCGCGTCGTTCGCCGAGACCGGCCACCGGACGGCGGAGTTACGCAGGCTCGCCTGGGACGCGCACAAGGCTGCCCGCGAGGTGCCGGCTTCCGCAGCGACAGACGCCGCACTGTCCGCAATGCACGCGGCCGGTGCTGCCTTTCTCCATCCGCTGTACAGCCCCCATCAGGTCAAACACATTCTCGGATCTGCAGTGCATCTGATGCTCACGGAATCCAATGCTGTTGCAGAGCAGATCGAATGGATCGAGGCAGAGGCCGACGCGACCGTGCGTTCGGTCCTACGCCGGTTTCCGCCACCGATCGCCGGGCGTACGAAGTTCGGCGTGCTCATGGTTCGACTCGATACCGAATTGCGTCGTTGA
- a CDS encoding N-acetyltransferase: protein MTSVSGTRAVQDRAGFTEAATLLIDFNREYDYPVPESDWLAAHLETLVKSGDTSVLTFWTPAIGVAVLRFRAGTLSADIEAYLAEFYVQPGLRGKGYGTTFLDDVIEHARGKGATYMDLNTSEDDEAARHVYEKRGFDCHEGRGEGPKALYYELELN from the coding sequence ATGACATCAGTCAGCGGTACACGTGCCGTGCAGGATCGCGCTGGATTCACCGAGGCCGCAACCCTGTTGATCGACTTCAATCGCGAGTACGACTACCCGGTGCCCGAGTCAGATTGGCTTGCAGCACATCTCGAAACTCTGGTGAAATCCGGCGACACCAGCGTGCTGACGTTCTGGACTCCCGCCATCGGTGTGGCCGTTCTTCGATTCAGGGCCGGCACTCTGAGTGCGGATATCGAGGCCTACCTCGCCGAGTTCTACGTCCAGCCCGGGCTACGCGGGAAGGGCTACGGCACAACCTTTCTCGACGACGTCATCGAGCACGCACGCGGCAAGGGTGCCACCTACATGGACCTCAACACCTCTGAGGACGACGAGGCGGCGCGACACGTGTACGAAAAGCGTGGCTTCGACTGCCACGAAGGCCGTGGCGAGGGACCCAAAGCTCTGTATTACGAACTCGAGCTGAACTGA
- a CDS encoding class I SAM-dependent methyltransferase: MVSRDNSSTSFGTVADVYESARPEYPSAAVAWLLEPVLESRGRPLVADVGAGTGKLTRIIAAAAGCDAVAVDPDPAMLDALRVAVPGVPAHVGTAESLPLEDESVDAVLLGQAWHWVEPVAASREIGRVLRPGGTLGLIWNIRDESQSWVRRLNSVVSRGGALTMFDDGPPPIAEPFRRLDEERWTWSRTVSRSQLTDLVRSRSFYITASADERNRIDRDLTALFDELGLKGSTTIELPYVTRAFRTTMPIR; encoded by the coding sequence ATGGTTAGCCGAGATAACAGCTCGACGTCGTTCGGGACCGTCGCCGACGTGTACGAATCTGCTCGCCCCGAATACCCGTCGGCCGCGGTCGCGTGGTTGCTGGAACCCGTACTCGAGTCCCGCGGGCGTCCTCTCGTCGCCGACGTCGGCGCCGGGACCGGCAAGCTCACCCGCATCATCGCCGCCGCCGCCGGGTGCGATGCCGTCGCGGTCGATCCTGATCCCGCCATGCTCGACGCCCTGCGCGTTGCAGTTCCCGGAGTTCCGGCCCACGTCGGCACCGCCGAGTCCCTGCCGCTAGAGGATGAGAGCGTCGATGCCGTTCTGCTCGGACAGGCCTGGCACTGGGTCGAGCCAGTGGCCGCGTCACGCGAGATCGGCCGGGTTCTCCGACCGGGCGGCACCCTGGGACTGATCTGGAACATTCGTGACGAGTCGCAATCGTGGGTTCGGCGACTGAACTCGGTGGTCTCGCGCGGTGGAGCGCTGACCATGTTCGACGACGGTCCACCGCCGATCGCAGAACCGTTCCGTCGGCTCGACGAGGAGCGGTGGACGTGGTCGCGCACGGTGAGTCGGTCCCAGCTCACCGACCTGGTTCGGTCGCGCAGTTTCTACATCACCGCGTCCGCCGATGAGCGCAACCGCATCGATCGGGATCTCACCGCGCTGTTCGACGAATTGGGTCTGAAGGGATCGACGACGATCGAGCTGCCCTACGTGACCAGAGCGTTCCGCACCACGATGCCGATCCGATGA
- a CDS encoding DUF1490 family protein — protein sequence MAFPIIVAKAVSTVVTGAVGVAAYNGAKKLYDKAPVRKAAVSATELGLRAARKAEIHAESARLAVSDVVAEARDRLGEEVPPPSATEVGHGHSH from the coding sequence ATGGCGTTTCCGATCATCGTCGCGAAGGCAGTATCGACGGTCGTAACAGGCGCAGTCGGCGTCGCCGCGTACAACGGTGCCAAGAAGCTGTACGACAAGGCTCCCGTCCGCAAGGCTGCGGTATCGGCAACCGAGCTCGGTCTCCGCGCCGCGCGAAAGGCCGAAATCCACGCCGAATCAGCACGTTTGGCTGTGTCCGATGTTGTTGCGGAGGCGCGCGACCGGCTCGGCGAAGAAGTGCCGCCACCCTCGGCGACCGAAGTCGGCCACGGCCACTCGCACTGA